The genomic interval ACCGCTACGGTCAGCGGGAGGTCCCGGAGATCTACTACCTCACTCCCACGGGCAGAACCGGCCTGTACGCGGGCCACCAGGAGTTCCTGGGGCGGCTTGCGGAGAAGATCGCCACCGAGACCCAGGACCTGGGTGTCGTCAACCCGCTTATCGACGAGGAAGTGACCACCCAGTTCCTCGGGCACGCTCTGCGCAAGGCTCCCGCGGGGGGGGGGGGAGCGACGAGCAGGCCATCGTCCGGGCTCTGGCCGGCTCGGCCACGCTCAACCAGCAGCTGACGGCCCTCGCGGCAGGTTACGAGAACCGTAAGGAGCGGATGCACCTGACGGCCCCAGCGGGCCGACGAGTGGTCGATGAGGCACTGAGTCTCACGCATCAGCCGCACCTGGAGGAGGTCGGCAGCGAGGACACCGACGCACCGGTCTTTGCCGTGCCGCTCCTGGGGCGCTCCTGGCAGGACGCCCTGGTGGGCCTCGATACCCGCTTGGCGCCGGGGCAGCTGCGGCCGATCACCTTCGACGAGGAAGCGGGGCGCGTGCCCGGGATCGTCCACGTCCACCTCGGTCATGCGCTCATGCGCAAGGCGACCCGCACCCTGCGGGCGAACCTCTTCAGCCCGCACTCTCAGATGAGCCGGGTCACGGCGGTGGTGCTACCGGGTCTGGAGCACTCGTGTGCCGCCTCCCTGTCCCGACTGGTCCTCGTGGGCCGCGGGGGCCTGCGGTTGCACGAGGAGGTCTTCGTCACCGGGGTGCGGTTGCGTGGGCACAGGGTCGCCGAGGAAACGCTCTCCCGCGTGCTGGATCGCGCCCTGGACCCGGACGGTTACCGGCTGGCGGGACCGGAGGTGCGCCGCCGCCTGACCGACCTGTGGAACGACGACGGGCACCTGCGCGCCCGACTCGTGGAGGAGACGGAGCGACGGGCGGTAACCCTCCAGAACAGGGTGGCAGCCAACCTTGAGGAGCGTCGGCAGGCGGATAGCCAGCGCGTCCACGACATCTTCGCGGCCTTCCGTGCCAACCTCGCCGACTCCCTGGAGCATCTGCACGCCGAGGAGCGCGAGCAGCAGGGGATGCTCGCTTTGTGGGCGGAGGACCAGCGCCACCAGCGTGCCCGGGACGTGCGCGCCATGGAGGACCGCCTGGTTGACCTCGACGGCGAGGAGGCGCGAGAGGCTGAAGCGATGGCGTTGCGATACCAGGACGTGCGGCCCTACGTCTCACCCGTGGCCCTCGTGCTGGCGATCACCGAGGAGGACGCGACTAAGTGGGAGGCGCAGTCATGAGCCCGAGGCGTGGAGCAGGCCGGAGAACGACGGCGGGGCGAGGTCGTGCCGCGGGTGCGAAGAGCAGCGCCGCTCGTTCGGCGGCCCAGCAGCACCGCGAGTGGCTGGAGCTGGTGGACACCGACGGGCCCTTCCTGTCGGTCCCGGTCATGACAGGGCTGTACCCGCAGGGTATGCCGTTACTGGACCGGGCCCGCCGGGAGGCCCTGCGCGCGGCGAAGCCCTCCTTCGACCGCGCCTGGGACGCCTGGGACAGCCACCGGGACTCGGAGCGGGCTCTGGCCGACTACCGCCGGGCGCGCGAAGCCTGGGTAGAAACGGTCCTCACCGATGTCATCGGCTGGAGTGGGGACTATGCGAGTGCAGCGAAGCGCCCCGCCCTCGGCGAGGTCTATCGGGTGGTCTCCGACGGCTTCCCCTCGGTCACGGTGACACCGAACGGTGCCCTGGCCCACGGGACGAGCATCGGCGCCCTCGTACTCGTCACCGACCCGGTGGACTCTCTGCGGGCTGCGGGTGACGACGGCTGGGCGGCGAGCCCCATTGACCGGATGACGGCCATGCTGCGCAGCCGGGAGTCGGCCTGCACGATCGGCGTGGTGACGGACGGGCGCTGGTGGGCACTGGTCAGCGCCCCGCAGGGCGGCGCGACGGCCTCGGGCGTCGTGGACTGCCAGACCTGGGTGGAGGAGCCGGCCACCCGCGACGCCTTCTGCGAGCTCCTGTCCGTGCGCCGCCTCCTGGGCGGGGAGAGCGAGAACCGGCTGCCCACCCTCTTCGAGGGCTCCGTCCTGGCGGCGGAGGAGGTGACGGAGGCTCTGGGCACGCAGGTGCGCCGGGCGGTCGAGCTCGTGGTGACGGCCCTGTCCGAGGCCGCCCTCAACGCCGAGGCGAGTGACCGGTCGGACCCGCTGCCCGAGGAGGCCCACGAGGTCTACGAAGCCGTCGTCACCGTCATGATGCGCGCCGTCTTCCTGCTCTTCGCCGAGGAGCGCGGGCTCCTGCCCGCGCAGGCCCTCTACACCGGCGGCTACGGCCTGGCGGGCGTCCTGGACGTGCTGGAGGCGCGCGCCCGGGACGAGGGCGAGGAGTCCATGGATGGCACGAGCCTGACCTGGCACCGGCTGCTGGCGACCTCCCGGGCTCTGTACAGCGGCGTCAACACGGAGGACATGCGGATCCCTGCCTATGGTGGCTCGCTTGTCGACCCTGCCCGCTTTCCCTTCCTCACGGCGACGGACGCGAGTGGTGCTCTGCGCCTGGCGGTCTCCGACCGGGTCATGATGCACGTGCTGCGCTCGCTCCAGACGGCCCGGACCGGTAAAGGAGGGGAAGTGCGTCGCCTGTCCTTCCGGGACATTGACGTGGAGCAGATCGGCTACATCTACGAGGGCCTGCTCGGCTACACGTGCACGCGCGCTCGGGAGACGGTGCTGGGGCTCGTTGGCACCGAGGGAGCGGAGCCGGAGGTGCCCCTGAGTCTCCTGGAGGACCTGGCCGAGGAGCACGCTGATGACGCCGACCTCGCCGAGGCCGTCATCGCCTGGCTCAAGGAGCACCAGAGCGCGGCGAAGCCTCCCACGAAGAGCGCCCTGGCCAAGGCCTTCCGCTCCGGGGACACGATGGATCCGGCAGAGGCGGAGCGGGCCCTGCTGGCTGTCACCCGGGACCCGGAGCTGCGCGATGCCCTGCGGCCATGGATCGGTGCGATCCGCCGCGACCTGCGCGGCCGTCCGGTGGTCATTGAGGCCGGTGGCCTGGTGGTGACCGAGACGCCGTCGCGGAGCAACGCCGGTGCCCACTACACGCCTCGCGCCCTCGCCGAGGAGGTCGTGCACTACGCCCTGGAGCCACTGGTCTTCCACCCGGGCCCGCACCAGACGAACGACCGATCGGCGTGGCGGCCGCTGAGCTCGGACCAGATCCTCGGCCTGCACGTGGCGGACATCGCCTGCGGCTCGGGCGCCTTCCTCGTGGCCGCGGCCCGCTTCCTCTCCGACCACCTGGTGGAGGCGTGGACCCGCGAAGGGGTCATCGGAACTTATGCGGGTTCACCCGGCGGGGCCCGCAGCCACGCCCTGCGCCAGGTGGTGGCCCGCTGCCTGTATGGGGTGGATATCAACGAGATGGCCGTGGAGATGTGCAAGCTCTCCCTGTGGCTCGTCTCCCTGGACAAGGACAAGCCCTTCAGCTTTGTGGACGACAAGGTCTTCGTGGGCAACTCGCTGCTGGGGATCACGGACCTGCGCCAGCTGAGGGCCCAGCACATTGACCCGGCTGCCGCCAGTGGCATCAGGCCTTTCGATTTCGGCCACGCAGGCAAGCACACGGAGGACTTGGATGTGGACTCGATCCTGGCGCGGGTCCAGGAGCGGCGCAGCACTCTCGCCTCCGAGGTAGATGATGGAGACCCGGCTCGCTCAACGACGACGAAGCAGCGGCTTCAGCGGGAGAACGAGGAGGACCTGCGCCTCCTGGAGCGTGTGGCCGACGCCGTGGTCGCCGTGGGGCTAAACCCGGCGGTCGGCGCCAAGCCCGGCAAGAAGCTCAACGAGGCCTACGGAGACCTGGCGGTCGCCCTCGGCCGCGCCTTCCCGCCTGAGGGTGAGGAAGACGTGACCATGCTGGAGGCGATCCTCGAGCGCGGTCTCATCCCGACGGTGGAGACGGACTACAAGCGCTGGCACTGCCTGCACTGGCCGCTCGCCGTCCCCGAGGTCATGGAGCGCGGCGGATTCGATGCGATCGTGGGGAACCCGCCGTTCCTCGGTGGGCAGAAGCTCACCGGGTCCATGGGTGAGAACATCCGCGACTGGTTCGTCCACGTCCTGGCCTCTGGACAGCGGGGGAGTGCGGACCTCGTCGCCTACTTCTTCCTCCGTACTCTCAGTCTGCTGCGGCGTCACGGAACACTCGGGCTCATCGCGACTAACACCCTCGCCCAGGGAGACACTCGCGAAGTTGGGCTCGACCGCATGGTCGAGGGAGGCTTCACCATCACCCGCGCCATCCAATCCCGCGCCTGGCCGGCCAAGAGCGCCAACCTCGAATACGCCGCCGTCTGGGGCACCCGGGGTCACGTCCTGGACAATGTGCCACGCGTGTGCGACGACGCGCCCGTCGCCCGCATCAGCACCCTCCTGGAACCAGAGGGGCGCGTGACTGGCAGGCCCGAGCGACTGGCGGAAAACGCCGACATCGCCTTCCAAGGCTGCATCGTCCTCGGCAAGGGCTTCATCCTGGAACCGACAGAAGCGCAGGCCTGGATCGAGCAGTACCCGCGCAATGCCGAGGTGCTCTTTCCCTACCTCAACGGCGAGGACCTCAATTCCCGCCCCGACTGCTCGGCCTCCCGGTGGGTCATTGACTTCAATGATTGGCCGGAGGAACGGTCTTCAACGTATGAAGAACCTTATCGGCGACTACTCAGCGAGGTGAAGCCTGAACGTCAGCGCCTCAAGGAGGACGGGTCTTACGCGCTCCGCAGGCCACTGCCTCAGCGGTGGTGGCAGTACGGAGAGAAGCGACCTGCCATGCGGCGGGCGATTGCGGACCTCGACGAGGTGCTGGCTATCGCCCTGGTGAGCAAGGCGGTCATGCCCATGCGCGTACCGACCGGACAGGTATTCAGCCACGCGCTTGGCGTCTTCGCGACGGACTCCTACGGCGAGCAGGCGGCGCTGTCCTCCTCTCTGCATCAGGCCTGGGCGATCAGGAACGGCTCGGGAATGCGGGGCGATCCTCGCTACACGCCGTCGGACGTCTTCGAGACCTTCCCTCGCCCCGAGCCCACCGAGGCCTTGGAGACGGTCGGCCGCGCCTTGGATACGGAGCGCCGGGAGATCATGCTGTGCCGGGACCTCGGCCTCACGAGGCTCTACAACCTCGTCAACGACCCGAGCATCGCACCCGGTGTGGACCTGGATGTCGACCGCCTGCGGGATACTCACCGCGAGCTGGACGAGGCCGTGGCCGCCGCCTACGGCTGGGAGGACATCCCCTTGGGCCACGGCTTCCACACCTACCGGAAGATGACCCGCTGGACCATCTCCCCAGCCGCCCGCGTCGAGCTCCTCGACCGGCTCCTAGAGGAGAACCACCGCCGCGCCGCCACCCAGGCACCCGCGCAGCCCGCGACGAAGCAGCGTCGGAAGCACAGCCCCGCCCCCGTCCAGGAAGAGACCCTCGATGTCTAACACCCCACTCCGTCCGCCCACCGGCCCCGGCGCCGCTAGCACGCCTCCTCACGATGGCACTGCTTATGTCTTCGACGAGGAGCCCTCCACCGCCTCCGCCTCGGCCAGAGACGGGCTCCTGGAGGTCCTGCGCCGCGAGGTCCTTGGCCCCGCCGAGGGCGACCGGGAGGTTCTCTCGACCCAGCCCAGTCAGCGCTACCTCCTCGGGCGTATCGCGCCCACCCGCCTGCGCGGCGCTGGTGAGAGTCCGAACGCCGATGCTTCAGGTGACAGCTCCGAGGGCATTGACCCGCTGGACGCGGCGGCCTCCACCGGTGTCCCCGTCACCGGCTCCGAGGAGGACACGCTCGATGCCACCGCCGAGGAGGACCGGGGCGAGGACACTGATGATGAGCCCGTCCGTCGTGGGCTCATGATCCCCGCCTCCATGGGCCTGCGCTTCCAGGTCCCCGCCGACTTCGACGCCCTCAACGTCCACGTCAGCTGGGGCACCTACGAACCCACCTCCGCGGCAACCGACGCAGGCCAGGACGCTGCCGGTGCGGGCACCCGCTACCGGCGCATCCCCCACGAGCACAGCATCCACCTCGAACCCGCTGCCCTCACTCCGGGCCGAACCGAGGACCGGCTCCTCGAAGGGGACGTCACCCTCCGCATTGACTCCTACCTTGATGAGTCCGCCGACCGGTACCTCATTGAGCTTGCCCTGTGCAACGACCGCACCACGCCCCGGCGCATCCCCACCGAGGCCTGGATGTTCCAGACCCACATCGACGTGGACGCGGACGGTCGCGCCGTTTTCCTCCCCGTCCACGACCCGATGCTCCCTCCCGCCCCGGGCTCCGGGCCACGGCCGCAGCCCGGCAGCGAGGAAGCCCGCCTGGACCTCCAGTACCGGGACCGGCTTGAGTTCGCCGTCGGCCGCACCTGCTCTGCCGACTGGTGCCTGCCGCGCACGTGCCCCGGCGAGGAGGCGCCCCGCCGCGCCATCCAGGTCCGCACCACCTGGATCCCCACGGTCGAGACGCCCCAGACCACCGCCGCGGACGTCCCCGGTGCACTCCTCGACATGCGTGCCCTCGCCGCCGCTTCCGCCGCCCCGAACAGCCCTGCTGCTTTGCGCGACGCCTTAGAGCCCATGGTCAGCGCCTACCGCACCTGGCTGGATAAGCAGGCGAGAGCGGCCGCGAATCTGCCCGAGCACCTGCGGGTAACGGCCGAGGAGGCTCTTGCCGAGGCCCGCCAGGTCCTCGACCAGCTCGCCGAGGGCATC from Actinomyces respiraculi carries:
- a CDS encoding Eco57I restriction-modification methylase domain-containing protein, translating into MPLLDRARREALRAAKPSFDRAWDAWDSHRDSERALADYRRAREAWVETVLTDVIGWSGDYASAAKRPALGEVYRVVSDGFPSVTVTPNGALAHGTSIGALVLVTDPVDSLRAAGDDGWAASPIDRMTAMLRSRESACTIGVVTDGRWWALVSAPQGGATASGVVDCQTWVEEPATRDAFCELLSVRRLLGGESENRLPTLFEGSVLAAEEVTEALGTQVRRAVELVVTALSEAALNAEASDRSDPLPEEAHEVYEAVVTVMMRAVFLLFAEERGLLPAQALYTGGYGLAGVLDVLEARARDEGEESMDGTSLTWHRLLATSRALYSGVNTEDMRIPAYGGSLVDPARFPFLTATDASGALRLAVSDRVMMHVLRSLQTARTGKGGEVRRLSFRDIDVEQIGYIYEGLLGYTCTRARETVLGLVGTEGAEPEVPLSLLEDLAEEHADDADLAEAVIAWLKEHQSAAKPPTKSALAKAFRSGDTMDPAEAERALLAVTRDPELRDALRPWIGAIRRDLRGRPVVIEAGGLVVTETPSRSNAGAHYTPRALAEEVVHYALEPLVFHPGPHQTNDRSAWRPLSSDQILGLHVADIACGSGAFLVAAARFLSDHLVEAWTREGVIGTYAGSPGGARSHALRQVVARCLYGVDINEMAVEMCKLSLWLVSLDKDKPFSFVDDKVFVGNSLLGITDLRQLRAQHIDPAAASGIRPFDFGHAGKHTEDLDVDSILARVQERRSTLASEVDDGDPARSTTTKQRLQRENEEDLRLLERVADAVVAVGLNPAVGAKPGKKLNEAYGDLAVALGRAFPPEGEEDVTMLEAILERGLIPTVETDYKRWHCLHWPLAVPEVMERGGFDAIVGNPPFLGGQKLTGSMGENIRDWFVHVLASGQRGSADLVAYFFLRTLSLLRRHGTLGLIATNTLAQGDTREVGLDRMVEGGFTITRAIQSRAWPAKSANLEYAAVWGTRGHVLDNVPRVCDDAPVARISTLLEPEGRVTGRPERLAENADIAFQGCIVLGKGFILEPTEAQAWIEQYPRNAEVLFPYLNGEDLNSRPDCSASRWVIDFNDWPEERSSTYEEPYRRLLSEVKPERQRLKEDGSYALRRPLPQRWWQYGEKRPAMRRAIADLDEVLAIALVSKAVMPMRVPTGQVFSHALGVFATDSYGEQAALSSSLHQAWAIRNGSGMRGDPRYTPSDVFETFPRPEPTEALETVGRALDTERREIMLCRDLGLTRLYNLVNDPSIAPGVDLDVDRLRDTHRELDEAVAAAYGWEDIPLGHGFHTYRKMTRWTISPAARVELLDRLLEENHRRAATQAPAQPATKQRRKHSPAPVQEETLDV